The following proteins are encoded in a genomic region of Sebastes fasciatus isolate fSebFas1 chromosome 12, fSebFas1.pri, whole genome shotgun sequence:
- the pop1 gene encoding ribonucleases P/MRP protein subunit POP1, translating to MSAAKVKMRGKKMRNQPASVQYPSSSPLNAGGSRQNGGDSPVPGAGVDKGPSDVHPSTGRPKNPQQRGGWVRGHQRDGGGYAKEMPKYITGGAFARARAAEVSTMQKAVAKITGSCHVFGALPKHMRRRAMGHNTKRLPLRLRDAANRMRDKSLQAGSKKKKEQPKCKSRKARRRHGNLLLEFNRRQRKNVWLETHIWHAKRFHMVKKWGYCLGVRATYKCYRSSYRAMSNHCLLQDLSYYCCIELQGEEDKLLASLSQLTSKEAGPTFAAALSLSGQRQGSVVVYRAGQYPSQPVGPVTFLWRPRTHGSTHRQLWIWAHPTIKQELLPELQTVCQCCEAVVPPVVPAVTPAEVVPTPEPEPTPEKTPESKQITGTKRKRLFKDASEPPAKKILGDGTRSPTTPVTWRSSSNGIVINDLTMEIVRYRLIGPHSHSVLAETMEAATDCDEMNKSQPSSLWWPEQCKNESNMNLHQQQADVFHILKGIYSTGELPSGTVLGLTVDDPRLTLPTKKVKALPCVKQAQEVDEEKRRELMLRGVPEPCCQSYLWEQSVRDNVTDNKISEQELNRMKREVLVPGSRLSPTPPQGRVPILLVHQPGKQVGREMSSWGAGWDLLLPKGWGMAFWVPLVYRGVRIGGLNMSLKHSQNKGAPHFPHDYPDCPAGVRFQEEQEAQLLDKFKRRPPAKRTNYIKHGCLAPFCCPWQQLAEEWELILREGGEERKGECQTQTTTEADTVMEEEMTSHRDVTVTKPPSLVTVLRNRKSLRLLSGWCRPTTSKGQRPHRVGEVPPLDRSAMTSFLAAHEMSLVWVRLSLLSKGKPELHAMVCVPTAEDLKLLKKAPVSSGPQEPPHREHFKSRNKRKKKGPKKAAASSSNKTESKESDLPSAPEPTPTTSEVPKPSPQSSLDGVFGVWPDPLPSVTSHCSRVTLGWVTQGDFSLSAGCGEALGFVSVAGLLNTLFNQPMEHRGTLLLRNPTSLTYRFAKINIEV from the exons ATGTCTGCAGCTAAAGTGAAGATGAGGGGGAAGAAGATGAGGAACCAGCCCGCCAGTGTTCAGTATCCATCATCTTCTCCTCTTAATGCGGGGGGCAGCAGACAGAACGGAGGAGACTCTCCGGTACCCG GTGCAGGTGTTGATAAAGGTCCATCTGACGTCCATCCAAGCACAGGAAGGCCAAAGAACCCTCAGCAACGGGGGGGATGGGTCCGAGGACACCAGAGAGATGGTGGAGGCTACGCCAAGGAGATGCCCAAGTACATCACTG GTGGAGCTTTTGCCAGGGCCAGGGCGGCAGAGGTGAGCACCATGCAAAAGGCCGTCGCCAAGATAACGGGCAGCTGTCATGTGTTTGGAGCTCTGCCTAAACACATGAGGAGACGGGCCATGGGCCACAACACCAAGCGGCTCCCTCTCAGACTGAGAGATGCGGCCAACAGAATG CGGGATAAGAGCCTCCAGGCCGGCtccaagaagaagaaagaacaaCCAAAGTGCAAGAGCCGCAAGGCCCGGCGCCGGCACGGAAATCTGCTGCTGGAGTTCAACCGCCGCCAGAGGAAGAACGTGTGGCTGGAAACGCACATTTGGCACGCCAAGCGCTTCCACATGGTTAAAAAGTGGGGCTACTGCCTCGGGGTCAGAGCCACATACAAATGCTACCGGTCTAGCTACAGAGCAATGAGCAACCACTGCCTGCTACAG GACCTTTCTTACTACTGCTGCATAGAGCTACAAGGAGAGGAAGACAAGCTGCTAGCTTCACTGTCACAGCTGACCAGCAAGGAGGCCG GTCCTACATTTGCTGCAGCACTGAGTCTATCAGGGCAAAGACAGGGCAGTGTGGTGGTGTACAGAGCAGGACAGTACCCCTCCCAGCCCGTGGGCCCTGTTACCTTCCTCTGGAGACCCCGTACACATGGCTCAACACACAGGCAGCTGTGGATTTGGGCTCATCCCACTATTAAGCAG GAACTTCTTCCTGAGTTACAGACTGTGTGCCAGTGTTGTGAGGCTGTAGTGCCTCCAGTTGTTCCAGCGGTGACACCTGCTGAGGTTGTTCCCACTCCTGAACCAGAGCCAACGCCTGAAAAGACCCCCGAGTCCAAGCAGATCACTGGAACCAAGAGAAAGCGACTCTTTAAGGATGCCAGTGAACCTCCTGCCAAGAAGATCCTGGGAGATGGAACCAGATCTCCCACCACCCCAGTTACCTGGAGGTCCAGCTCAAATGGAATAGTTATAAA TGATCTCACAATGGAGATTGTACGCTATCGCCTGATTGGACCACACTCCCATTCTGTCCTGGCAGAAACTATGGAAGCAGCTACAGACTGTGAC gaAATGAATAAATCCCAGCCCTCCTCCCTCTGGTGGCCCGAGCAATGCAAAAACGAGAGCAATATGAATCTGCATCAACAACAAGCTGACGTCTTTCACATACTGAAAG GCATCTATTCAACTGGAGAACTCCCCTCAGGCACAGTGCTGGGTCTGACTGTAGATGACCCCAGGCTGACTTTACCAACAAAGAAGGTTAAAGCTTTGCCCTGTGTAAAGCAGGCACAAG AGGTGGacgaggagaagaggagggagctgATGTTGCGAGGAGTCCCAGAACCCTGCTGTCAGAGTTACCTGTGGGAACAGTCTGTCCGGGACAACGTCACCGATAACAAGATATCCGAGCAG GAGTTGAACCGTATGAAGAGAGAGGTGCTGGTGCCGGGCTCCAGGCTGAGCCCCACTCCCCCACAGGGCCGAGTCCCCATCCTGCTGGTTCACCAGCCTGGCAAGCAGGTGGGACGTGAGATGAGCTCCTGGGGTGCTGGATGGGACCTGCTGCTCCCTAAAGGATGGGGCATGGCCTTCTGGGTACCACTG GTGTACAGAGGAGTTCGCATTGGAGGGCTGAACATGAGTCTGAAACATTCTCAGAATAAAGGAGCCCCCCACTTCCCCCACGATTACCCAGACTGCCCTGCGGGCGTCCGTttccaggaggagcaggaggcgcAGCTCCTGGACAAGTTCAAAAG GCGTCCGCCCGCCAAAAGGACCAATTACATCAAACATGGCTGTCTGGCTCCGTTCTGTTGCCCGTGGCAACAGCTGGCAGAGGAGTGGGAGCTTATCTtgagggaaggaggagaggagaggaaaggagagtgCCAGACCCAAACCACGACAGAGGCTGACacagtgatggaggaggagatgacATCACACAGAGATGTCACCGTAACAAAGCCTCCGAGCCTAGTCACCGTACTGAG GAACAGAAAGTCCCTGAGGCTGCTCTCTGGTTGGTGCAGACCTACTACATCTAAAGGTCAAAGGCCGCACCGTGTTGGTGAGGTACCTCCTCTGGACCGTTCAGCCATGACGTCGTTCCTCGCAGCACACGAGATGAGTCTGGTGTGGGTGCGTCTGTCGCTACTGTCCAAGGGCAAACCAGAGCTCCACGCCATGGTGTGTGTGCCAACCGCAGAGGACCTGAAGCTGCTGAAGAAAGCGCCTGTCAGCAGCGGCCCACAAGAGCCCCCGCACAGAGAACACtttaaaagtagaaataaaCGCAAAAAGAAGGGCCCCAAGAAAGCTGCTGCATCATCTTCTAATAAGACTGAAAGCAAAGAGTCAGACCTCCCCTCTGCTCCTGAACCAACCCCCACTACATCTGAAGTCCCCAAACCATCCCCCCAGTCCTCCTTGGACGGCGTCTTTGGGGTGTGGCCGGACCCTCTGCCGAGCGTCACCTCTCACTGCTCCCGGGTGACTCTCGGCTGGGTCACTCAGGGCGACTTCTCCCTGTCTGCGGGCTGTGGGGAGGCTCTGGGGTTCGTCAGCGTCGCCGGCCTCCTCAACACCCTCTTCAACCAGCCGATGGAGCACAGGGGAACGTTGCTGCTGCGCAACCCCACGTCCCTGACCTACCGCTTTGCTAAAATCAACATAGAGGTCTGA